The following are encoded together in the Bombus affinis isolate iyBomAffi1 chromosome 6, iyBomAffi1.2, whole genome shotgun sequence genome:
- the LOC126917176 gene encoding histone-lysine N-methyltransferase SETD1 has protein sequence MNGMERHGHGHGHSHAHSHRHRHSHGNLQNISQNSSQSSKHSHTHTLHLQKDTSVVQTPQKPRNYKLLVDPFLVKGATKLYRYDGMVPGDPTYPEVQPRDPRSQLTRIWTRLEQLDLPVPRFKIDSNYCGEPPPLEVTFCHLNDNIDKTFLSDMVQKFGAVEELIVYYHPVTNKHLGIARVVFETTKASKACVEKLNNTSVMGKVLKVFLDAFGEECKKIYDELTMEKKPEKKIEKEIKCENDQGKQTPIEKIISEERDDFRSNKKISNIEKSRDIYIENSRYNKYRDYPTPSGSAGSDLGYGTAPSELNYSSNYSQNSTPATNYDFYYSTYHHQPPNNYLANMPQNVSQNLSMQQNSGIWWGNNTGTASYTSSSMWPVQHGTNLDNSNSNPVSVSKASNVKVHHTPKKEKENQNVTKNSSRDSPIETRKTLDLDTRIAMLLKDKAGGMAPPFLQFGSDSEDEKKSINADNEMLSEPPSPFLSHETYKSCFEKMRERNKERWKVHENSINQISVDEDLGSVISSSEDEALLGSYSPAPDEIEPEPPKEPPPPPPPDDDRMSLSPLSSGDEKIEEVIAQTEPTSQLYPGAGYPGHLTHYSTSDMYHWPRPAQYPYPYGTTYLQSHYQPNTTSFSGTVGNHQGANYYPSFQSRLHAMANHNITKDNPQGPTINGVLNRVVNELKQILKRDFNKKMIENTAFKLFEVWWDEKKSEKIQNQGGENTIVNNSNKEEGQKPQGLSLLLEQGTPLGFNYDGFGLGIRASMPKMPSFRRKIKAPSPLPQDEDSRQSDHGDTELIGSDSDLDLASVQKVKRPVTSLPSVSSSSSSSSSSSESSSEEMSCSESSSSSSDSSDEEVCSGNFEDEQDTDSRLSDHRPLACNSEDPDILMELAIQRSLDCPTPTGRETPVPNIEIKDVNSNEFPQCDNEASPVSSPLKYESDEDNIEKTNEISVNEDYLEKVRTVHEEMETKNVEDEIQRKVKSTSVAPGKQEPCDIQKMENSAAEALITLAGQDNIIRHRSPGPVQPNIIRALQTMSAKYINDEPILKESEKIEMFSEIPTTDSEEESLEIRRLRYQAEADLRLNGQQSPKNSQASQVFMEHSYSLPPTQSEIAKSVIRTPSTPMKPVKLKSSKIIKLSKSKDKIHKVEKRKYNKYTKIHAHQNHEGEKENIENEYVYEKYPKKVEEPLVTYKERDLMSEMAILYEFLTRGIDAEDVEYLRRSYEALLADDSQGYWLNDTHWVDHPPTDIPSPAKRRKRDELRLHTSGSARTEGYYKVDVREKAKHKHHYAQSIQRSNDVEDSNGPYAGGDGIMNGPKNNTKALTGKMQALSREARSNQRRLLTAFGIDTDSDLLKFNQLKFRKKQLKFAKSGIHDWGLFAMEPIAADEMVIEYVGQMIRPVVADLRESQYEATGIGSSYLFRIDLDTIIDATKCGNLARFINHSCNPNCYAKVITIESQKKIVIYSKQPIGVNEEITYDYKFPLEDDKIPCLCGAPQCRGTLN, from the exons ATGAACGGAATGGAGAGACATGGGCATGGACACGGACATTCACATGCACATTCGCATCGTCATCGTCACTCACATggaaatttacaaaatatatctCAAAACTCCAGTCAATCATCAAAACATAGCCATACCCATACACTGCATTTGCAGAAAGATACATCTGTGGTTCAAACGCCTCAGAAACCAAGAAATTATAAGTTATTAGTTGATCCATTCTTGGTAAAGGGTGCAACAAAGTTATATAGATATGATGGCATGGTTCCAGGAGATCCAACCTATCCTGAAGTTCAACCTCGGGACCCTAGATCTCAGTTAACAAGAATTTGGACACGTTTAGAACAACTTGACTTACCTGTACCTAGATTTAAGATTGACTCTAATTACTGTGGTGAACCTCCTCCGCTTGAAGTAACGTTCTGTCATTTAAATGATAATATTGATAAAACTTTTTTATCGGATATGGTTCAAAAATTTGGAGCTGTAGAAGAACTTATTGTTTATTATCATCCTGTAACTAACAAGCATCTTGGAATTGCAAGAGTGGTGTTTGAAACTACGAAAGCTTCAAAAGCTTGTGtagaaaaattaaataacacGTCTGTGATGGGTAAAGTTTTAAAAGTATTTCTTGATGCATTTGGGGAGGAGTGTAAAAAGATCTATGATGAATTAACTATGGAAAAAAAACCAGAGAAGAAAAttgagaaagaaataaagtGTGAAAATGATCAAGGAAAGCAAACTCCAATTGAAAAAATTATTAGTGAAGAAAGAGATGATTTCAGAAGTAATAAAAAGATATCCAATATAGAAAAATCaagagatatatatatagaaaactCAAGATACAACAAATATAGAGATTATCCTACTCCTAGTGGCAGTGCAGGAAGTGATTTAGGATATGGTACTGCGCCTAGTGAATTAAATTATTCTAGTAATTATTCTCAAAATTCTACTCCAGCTACAAATTATGATTTTTATTATAGTACTTATCATCATCAACCTCCAAATAATTATTTAGCAAATATGCCACAAAATGTATCGCAAAATCTTTCAATGCAGCAAAATTCGGGTATATGGTGGGGAAATAATACAGGGACGGCAAGTTATACATCATCTTCTATGTGGCCTGTTCAACATGGGACAAATTTAGATAATTCTAATTCTAATCCAGTTTCAGTTTCTAAGGCTTCTAATGTAAAGGTACATCATACAcctaagaaagagaaagaaaatcaaAATGTAACAAAAAATTCATCACGAGATTCACCAATAGAAACTCGTAAAACATTAGATTTGGATACTAGAATCGCTATGTTATTAAAAGACAAAGCAGGAGGAATGGCACCACCTTTCCTACAGTTTGGTAGCGATTCTGAGGAtgaaaaaaagtctataaatgCAGATAATGAGATGCTCTCAGAACCACCAAGCCCTTTTCTCTCTCATGAAACATACAAATCATGTTTTGAAAAAATGAGAGAAAGGAATAAGGAACGATGGAAAGTGCATGAAAATAGCATCAATCAAATTTCTGTTGATGAAGATTTAGGTAGCGTCATAAGTTCGAGCGAAGATGAAGCATTATTGGGAAGCTATAGTCCTGCACCAGATGAAATTGAACCAGAACCACCAAAGGAGCCACCACCTCCACCTCCACCAGATGATGATAGAATGTCATTAAGTCCATTAAGTTCAGGGGATGAAAAAATTGAAGAG GTTATAGCTCAAACAGAACCTACAAGTCAGTTATATCCAGGAGCTGGCTATCCTGGACATTTAACTCATTATTCTACCAGTGATATGTACCATTGGCCAAGACCAGCACAATATCCATACCCTTATGGAACAACATATTTACAAAGTCATTATCAACCAAATACTACATCATTTTCTGGCACAGTAGGGAATCATCAAGGAGCTAATTATTATCCATCTTTTCAATCGAGACTTCATGCTATGGCAAATCATAATATTACGAAAGATAATCCAcaa GGTCCTACTATTAATGGTGTATTAAACAGAGTTGTAAATGAATTAAAACAAATTCTAAAAAGGGATTTTAACAAAAAGATGATTGAAAATACTGCGTTCAAACTGTTCGAAGTATGGTGGGACGAAAAGAAGTCAGAGAAAATTCAAAATCAAGGAGGCGAGAACACCATTGTTAATAACAGTAATAAGGAAGAAGGACAGAAACCTCAAGGATTATCATTACTTTTAGAACAAGGAACTCCACTTGGATTTAATTATGATGGATTTGGTCTGGGCATTAGAGCCAGCATGCCAAAGATGCCTTCTTTCAGg CGCAAAATCAAAGCTCCAAGCCCATTACCACAGGACGAAGATAGTCGTCAGTCTGATCATGGTGACACAGAACTTATAGGAAGCGATAGCGATCTTGACCTAGCATCAGTGCAAAAAGTTAAAAGGCCAGTTACTTCTCTTCCAAGCGTTTCTTCGTCATCTTCCTCGTCATCCTCGTCGAGTGAGAGTAGTAGTGAAGAAATGAGTTGCAGTGAATCTTCCAGTAGTTCGAGTGATAGTTCCGATGAAGAAGTATGTTCTGGAAATTTTGAAGATGag caAGATACAGACAGTCGTTTGTCAGATCATCGTCCACTGGCCTGTAACAGTGAAGATCCTGATATTCTAATGGAACTTGCAATTCAAAGATCGTTAGATTGTCCAACCCCTACTGGTAGAGAGACACCAGTACctaatattgaaataaaagatGTAAATTCGAATGAATTTCCACAGTGTGATAATGAAGCTAGCCCTGTATCATCTCCATTAAAATATGAAAGTGATGAAGATAACATTGAGAAGACAAATGAAATATCTGTCAATGAGGATTATCTTGAGAAGGTTCGAACAGTGCATGAAGAGATGGAGACAAAGAATGTGGAAGATGAGATACAAAGAAAAGTAAAGAGTACTTCAGTAGCACCAGGTAAACAAGAACCATGTGATATacaaaaaatggaaaattctGCAGCAGAAGCTTTGATAACATTAGCTGGCCAAGATAATATTATAAGGCATAGAAGTCCGGGACCTGTACAACCAAATATTATTAGAGCTCTTCAAACTATGTCTGCTAAGTACATTAATGATGAACCTATATTAAAAGAATCAGAAAAGATCGAAATGTTTAGTGAAATACCTACCACCGATTCAGAGGAAGAAAGCTTAGAAATTAGAAGATTAAG gtACCAAGCTGAAGCTGACCTCCGACTTAATGGTCAACAGAGTCCTAAAAATTCTCAAGCTTCACAAGTGTTTATGGAGCATTCGTATTCATTACCACCAACACAATCAGAAATTGCGAAATCCGTAATTCGTACACCTTCGACACCAATGAAACCAGTGAAACTTAAATCCTCaaagattataaaattatcGAAAAGTAAAGACAAGATACACAAAGTAGAGAAAcgaaaatacaataaatacacGAAGATACATGCTCATCAAAATCatgaaggagagaaagagaatattgaaaatgaatatgtttATGAGAAATATCCAAAGAAAGTTGAGGAGCCACTTGTTACATACAAAGAACGCGACCTTATGTCGGAGATGGCTAttttgtatgaatttttaaccaGAGGAATAGATGCAGAAGATGTAGAATATTTAAGACGAAGTTATGAGGCTTTATTGGCCGATGATAGTCAAGGTTATTGGTTAAATGACACCCATTGGGTTGACCATCCTCCAACTGATATTCCAAGTCCTGCGAAACGCAGAAAGAGAGATGAACTCAGATTACATACGAGTGGAAGTGCAAGAACAGAAGGATATTATAAGGTTGATGTACGAGAAAAAGCTAAACATAAG CATCACTATGCGCAAAGTATACAACGAAGTAACGACGTTGAGGATAGTAATGGTCCTTATGCTGGTGGTGATGGAATAATGAATGGTCCAAAGAACAATACTAAAGCTTTAACTGGTAAAATGCAAGCTCTGTCTCGTGAGGCCCGAAGTAATCAACGTCGATTATTAACAGCTTTCGGTATCGATACTGATAGCGATCTTCTTAAATTTAATCAATTGAAA tTTAGGAAAAAACAATTGAAATTTGCTAAATCTGGTATACATGACTGGGGTCTATTTGCTATGGAGCCAATCGCAGCTGATGAAATGGTTATTGAATATGTTGGACAAATGATCAGGCCAGTTGTTGCTGATTTACGAGAGTCTCAGTACGAAGCTACCGGTATCGGTAGCTCC
- the LOC126917218 gene encoding cytochrome b-c1 complex subunit 6, mitochondrial — translation MSFLQNFLQRYMPTVKAEEEELIDPQKILRERCSRQPKCTSLQEKLDICNQRVNSRSNTEETCMEELIDYVECVDHCVAKTLFSKLK, via the exons ATGTCTTTCTTACAAAATTTTCTCCAACGTTATATGCCAACTGTaaaagcagaagaagaagaattgatTGATCCTCAAAAAATACTTCGT GAAAGATGCTCAAGACAACCTAAATGTACCAGTTTGCAAGAAAAACTGGACATTTGCAATCAGCGCGTTAATTCAAGGAGTAACACAGAGGAAACCTGTATGGAAGAATTAATTGATTATGTAGAGTGTGTAGATCATTGCGTAGCAAAAACACTTTTTAGTAAACTTAAATAA